Proteins from a genomic interval of Mesobacillus sp. S13:
- a CDS encoding MFS transporter, which yields MESAIKKNLVLFLVGKVTSVLGSSIYAFAIGLYILAETGSSLNFAFTLVLSMLPRILLAPVAGTLSDRLDRKKIIIFSNFTSAFWLGVILVSFLFFTQEIWILYVATTGLSIISTFYSIAVTSSIYNMVGPDHLQRAMSLNQAAISLSAILGPVLGGVFFGLIQIHLFMALNILTYLIAAFASILIEYNLFSKKTQCKKTSRVSEDLREGVAYIKGQPFLLHLVILSVWLNFWFAVFPVAMPYLVLTVKKMSSIQLGFIEGAFSVGMMIMAIILSARKEIRRKERSITGGMVLLSATLMMIGLPALPGFLSLPNAAVFGFLIGMVLILSASIMFINTPVSVLLQKNTPDEYRGRVMALLETGSSAMTPAGFILFGFLLEKLPVWLLLGVCGLSLFAVVFYLYREKVFLTLLREEDQPKAASI from the coding sequence GTGGAAAGTGCCATTAAGAAAAACCTTGTCTTGTTCCTGGTTGGAAAGGTGACTTCCGTACTTGGGTCATCGATTTATGCATTTGCCATCGGACTGTATATCCTGGCGGAAACAGGTTCAAGCCTCAATTTTGCGTTCACGCTTGTGCTCAGCATGCTGCCGCGGATTCTGCTTGCACCGGTTGCGGGGACATTGAGCGACCGTCTCGACCGCAAGAAAATCATCATTTTCTCGAACTTTACAAGTGCTTTCTGGCTTGGAGTGATTCTGGTATCCTTTCTATTTTTTACACAGGAAATCTGGATTTTGTATGTCGCAACGACCGGATTGAGCATCATCAGTACTTTTTATTCCATCGCCGTTACCTCTTCGATTTACAACATGGTCGGGCCGGATCATCTGCAAAGAGCGATGTCCTTGAATCAGGCGGCCATTTCCCTCTCTGCTATCCTGGGTCCGGTGCTTGGCGGAGTATTCTTTGGTCTGATTCAAATCCATCTCTTCATGGCATTGAACATACTTACTTATCTCATCGCAGCTTTTGCAAGCATCCTCATAGAATACAATTTATTTTCTAAGAAAACTCAATGTAAAAAAACATCACGTGTATCAGAAGACTTGAGGGAAGGAGTAGCCTATATAAAGGGGCAGCCATTTCTCCTCCATCTTGTCATCCTGAGCGTCTGGCTGAACTTTTGGTTTGCGGTCTTTCCGGTCGCCATGCCGTATTTAGTTCTGACAGTCAAAAAAATGTCCTCCATTCAGCTGGGTTTCATAGAAGGAGCCTTCTCCGTTGGCATGATGATCATGGCCATCATCCTGTCAGCGCGGAAGGAAATCAGAAGGAAGGAGCGATCCATCACAGGGGGGATGGTGTTGCTTTCAGCGACCTTGATGATGATTGGTCTTCCAGCGCTGCCAGGTTTCCTGAGCCTGCCAAATGCAGCCGTCTTCGGATTCTTGATCGGTATGGTCCTGATTCTCTCTGCATCCATCATGTTCATCAACACACCTGTAAGCGTCCTTTTGCAAAAAAACACACCTGACGAGTATCGTGGAAGGGTCATGGCCCTGCTCGAAACAGGTTCAAGCGCCATGACTCCTGCTGGATTCATCTTGTTTGGGTTTTTACTGGAAAAATTGCCTGTGTGGCTGTTGTTGGGTGTATGCGGATTGAGTTTGTTTGCGGTCGTATTCTATCTTTACCGCGAAAAGGTGTTCCTCACATTACTGCGGGAAGAAGATCAGCCTAAAGCGGCATCTATCTAA
- a CDS encoding CBO0543 family protein: MYLLLVIAVWTFFAYKFVDWSQLKRQYSTILFFMMVNLLYNTLYYNHTLWAFRGITADWLNHSIINIAFTFFICPVGLVIYLQRFPANRKNQLIYVGTWVTFYTIIEALFAHRGMFVYDNGWNSWHNIWLNLILFVVLWIHYRKPVLAWIISVPLAVIFYLLFPFPLDSLK, translated from the coding sequence ATGTATCTTTTGTTGGTGATAGCAGTATGGACTTTTTTCGCTTATAAATTTGTTGATTGGTCACAATTGAAAAGGCAATACTCAACGATTCTTTTTTTCATGATGGTGAACCTTCTCTATAACACGCTTTATTATAACCATACTCTATGGGCTTTCAGGGGAATTACGGCTGACTGGCTGAATCACTCCATCATCAATATCGCCTTCACTTTTTTTATCTGCCCGGTCGGACTGGTCATCTACCTTCAGCGTTTTCCGGCAAACAGAAAAAATCAGCTGATCTATGTAGGGACCTGGGTGACCTTCTATACCATCATTGAAGCATTATTCGCTCACAGAGGAATGTTCGTATATGACAATGGCTGGAACAGCTGGCACAATATTTGGCTGAACCTGATATTATTCGTGGTTTTATGGATCCACTATCGTAAACCAGTCCTGGCATGGATCATTTCAGTCCCGCTTGCCGTCATCTTTTATTTATTATTTCCGTTTCCGCTGGACAGCCTAAAATAA
- a CDS encoding MFS transporter, with product MNTSRLWTAQFTAIVIMAFLFFLCLQLLTAGFPAFITDIKNNPAQGGLMTTVFMVSAIAIRPFVPSLMQKMDNKKLSVISLGFIAISVALSFGQDSVALLLLLRIFHGIGFGIITTIFSTMATNIIPAHRLGEGIGYYGMATSVGTSLGPVLALALLQVFSFNLLIVLSVGLTLLTLLLNLFIKGPRKPAKMSTIQKGYFREHAFDRHAFTPAILTAFFSITLGGVVSFLRELGKEAGLGATISLFFLVLTIVMVIIRPFSGRIYDRFGHKFIIYPAVVSGIIGLTLLAITQNTMTLLVAAVFYGLAYGTVAPTLQALAVGAVQKEKQGTANAMYFSSMDLGMALGSAGLGLLASYTSYHFIYGFSVIFLVGLMLAYTFVFVLKKKPQERFMKKSIEA from the coding sequence ATGAATACATCCAGGTTATGGACAGCACAGTTTACGGCCATTGTCATAATGGCTTTTTTATTTTTCCTATGCCTGCAGCTTTTGACTGCCGGCTTCCCCGCTTTCATCACGGACATTAAAAATAATCCTGCCCAGGGAGGCTTGATGACAACTGTCTTTATGGTTTCCGCCATTGCAATCCGACCTTTTGTCCCTTCCTTGATGCAGAAGATGGACAATAAGAAATTAAGCGTTATTTCTCTTGGCTTTATTGCTATTTCTGTAGCCTTAAGCTTTGGTCAGGATTCAGTGGCTCTGCTGCTCCTGCTTCGTATTTTCCATGGCATTGGTTTTGGGATCATCACGACGATTTTCTCGACGATGGCAACGAATATCATCCCTGCCCACCGATTGGGCGAGGGAATTGGCTATTACGGAATGGCCACCAGTGTCGGGACAAGTCTTGGACCGGTGCTGGCGCTTGCTTTGCTGCAGGTGTTTTCTTTTAACCTGCTTATCGTTCTTTCGGTAGGTTTGACTCTCCTAACCTTACTTTTGAACCTTTTCATTAAAGGTCCGCGGAAACCAGCTAAGATGTCGACAATCCAGAAAGGCTATTTCAGGGAGCATGCCTTTGACCGTCATGCCTTTACACCTGCAATCCTTACAGCATTTTTCTCTATTACGCTTGGCGGAGTGGTTAGCTTCCTGCGGGAATTAGGCAAAGAAGCTGGCCTGGGGGCAACGATTTCACTGTTCTTTCTTGTCCTGACGATTGTAATGGTTATCATACGGCCGTTCTCCGGAAGGATATATGATCGATTCGGACACAAATTCATCATCTACCCTGCTGTGGTCTCGGGAATCATTGGGCTGACACTTTTGGCCATCACTCAAAATACCATGACCCTTTTAGTCGCCGCCGTTTTTTACGGGCTGGCTTACGGAACAGTAGCCCCGACTCTTCAAGCACTTGCGGTGGGCGCGGTACAAAAGGAGAAACAAGGAACAGCAAATGCGATGTATTTTTCCTCCATGGACCTGGGAATGGCTCTCGGGTCTGCCGGACTGGGATTGCTTGCTTCCTATACGAGCTACCACTTCATATACGGGTTCTCGGTCATCTTCCTCGTTGGATTGATGCTTGCCTATACCTTTGTCTTCGTCTTGAAAAAAAAGCCACAAGAACGATTTATGAAAAAATCGATCGAAGCATAA
- a CDS encoding lipocalin family protein gives MNEGRLDKISLPKDAGPHGDANIEWWYFFAFLNGDKGGRYAVMASFFRVDELEVGKGHYIIHTLIDLNRKKRYNFSSFDTRVKLAMLAIYLPFYLLLHPTDRRIWRLYKQLLKGETPAPHKMLKTAKINRNPIELIYGSHMMNFIGEEAVGFEVLLKETNSEVELEFTPMKPTALIGGDGKPDDLYYYSTTRNSVSGMIKTDSKTESVSGTGWFDHQWGRNYSLVKGAGWDWFGLQLSDGRELLLNQMPSGKPMANLIEEDGRIHFTRNITFQKEKYWKSLKTNARYPVEWEIRIPELGIELHVEAEFPNQEMLIIGPIQAIWEGVCKVTGSEKLANGKSRSLKGRGFMELVGYAN, from the coding sequence ATGAATGAAGGACGGTTAGACAAGATTTCACTGCCAAAGGATGCAGGGCCGCATGGAGATGCCAATATCGAATGGTGGTACTTTTTCGCTTTTTTGAATGGAGACAAGGGCGGCCGGTATGCGGTTATGGCATCATTTTTTCGTGTAGACGAGCTTGAGGTTGGCAAAGGGCATTATATCATCCATACTTTGATCGACCTGAACAGGAAAAAACGCTACAATTTTTCAAGTTTCGATACAAGGGTTAAGCTTGCGATGCTCGCCATATATTTGCCTTTCTACCTTTTGCTCCACCCAACAGATAGGAGGATTTGGAGACTCTATAAACAGTTGCTTAAGGGCGAGACACCTGCTCCACATAAAATGTTGAAGACTGCGAAAATCAATCGGAATCCCATTGAGTTGATTTATGGGAGCCACATGATGAACTTCATAGGGGAAGAGGCAGTTGGCTTTGAGGTGCTTTTGAAAGAGACAAATTCAGAAGTTGAGCTTGAATTCACACCAATGAAGCCAACCGCACTGATCGGCGGTGACGGGAAGCCGGATGATTTGTACTATTACTCTACTACGAGGAATTCTGTGAGTGGAATGATAAAGACGGATTCGAAAACGGAAAGTGTAAGCGGTACTGGCTGGTTTGATCATCAATGGGGACGGAATTATTCCTTGGTTAAAGGGGCAGGCTGGGACTGGTTTGGGCTTCAGCTTAGCGACGGGCGTGAGCTGCTGCTTAATCAAATGCCCTCCGGAAAGCCGATGGCAAACCTTATTGAAGAGGATGGCAGGATCCATTTTACGAGAAACATAACTTTTCAAAAGGAAAAGTACTGGAAAAGCCTGAAAACAAATGCCAGGTATCCAGTAGAATGGGAGATTCGCATTCCCGAACTTGGAATCGAGCTTCATGTTGAAGCGGAATTCCCAAACCAGGAAATGTTGATCATTGGCCCCATTCAGGCCATTTGGGAAGGGGTATGTAAAGTAACTGGCAGTGAAAAGCTGGCAAATGGAAAGAGCAGGTCACTAAAAGGAAGAGGCTTTATGGAGCTTGTGGGATATGCGAACTGA
- a CDS encoding ArsR/SmtB family transcription factor, translating into MDYIKKTMDVNLEQQKLISSPLRVKIIYLLATQAMTAKQVADELGKSAGSIHYHIQQLYNGGILELEETKENRGIIEKYYRSKATHFNLKNEDGKPVSEKIISQSTYLTLTEEDRKELQNDIDSLFLKYVKKSAVKSDQEKTSYEINISLKREVEEEK; encoded by the coding sequence GTGGATTATATAAAGAAGACAATGGACGTGAATCTAGAACAGCAAAAGTTGATCTCGAGCCCGCTGCGGGTAAAAATCATTTATTTGCTCGCAACTCAAGCGATGACGGCAAAGCAGGTTGCAGATGAGCTGGGGAAGTCTGCAGGAAGCATCCATTACCATATCCAGCAGCTGTATAATGGCGGGATTCTCGAATTGGAGGAGACGAAGGAAAACAGGGGGATCATCGAGAAATACTACCGCTCAAAAGCCACCCATTTCAACCTGAAGAATGAGGACGGGAAGCCCGTTTCAGAAAAAATTATAAGCCAGTCCACCTATCTTACTTTGACAGAGGAAGACAGGAAGGAGCTGCAGAACGATATCGATTCGCTTTTTTTAAAATACGTTAAAAAATCTGCAGTGAAAAGTGATCAGGAGAAAACTTCATATGAGATTAATATCTCATTGAAGAGAGAAGTGGAGGAGGAAAAATAA
- a CDS encoding LamB/YcsF family protein, with amino-acid sequence MLFVDLNCDLAESYGLFKIGNDKEVLKHITSANIACGYHGGDHNVMMETVKMAKAYGVKIGAHPGFPDLHGFGRREMKVSNEEIYNMTVYQIGALVAIAKACGTKVNHVKPHGALYNMAAKEEGIAEAIAKAVADVDPSLVLFGLAGSSLVKAGMERGLSVAQEVFADRSYQPDGSLTPRSQSNAMIHDSELAISRVVRMVREGKVEAVDGTDIAIKADTVCIHGDEPQALDFAVALKGALKAEGIEVGRGFDAK; translated from the coding sequence GTGTTATTCGTTGATCTTAACTGTGATTTAGCTGAAAGCTACGGATTATTTAAAATTGGCAATGATAAAGAAGTGTTGAAGCATATCACTTCTGCCAACATCGCCTGCGGCTATCATGGAGGCGACCATAATGTAATGATGGAAACAGTGAAAATGGCAAAAGCGTATGGAGTGAAGATTGGCGCACATCCCGGCTTTCCAGACTTGCATGGATTCGGCAGGAGAGAAATGAAAGTAAGCAATGAGGAAATTTATAATATGACGGTTTACCAGATTGGCGCTCTTGTTGCGATTGCGAAGGCATGTGGGACAAAGGTGAATCATGTAAAGCCGCATGGCGCGCTGTACAATATGGCTGCAAAAGAAGAAGGAATAGCTGAAGCCATTGCCAAAGCAGTGGCGGATGTCGATCCGTCTCTTGTCTTGTTCGGGCTTGCAGGCAGCTCGCTAGTGAAAGCGGGGATGGAAAGGGGATTGTCGGTGGCACAGGAAGTGTTTGCCGACCGATCGTATCAGCCTGATGGTTCGCTGACGCCGCGTTCTCAATCAAACGCGATGATTCACGATTCTGAATTGGCCATCAGCAGAGTAGTCCGGATGGTACGTGAAGGGAAAGTTGAGGCAGTTGATGGGACGGACATTGCCATAAAGGCAGATACAGTCTGCATCCATGGAGATGAACCGCAGGCACTCGACTTTGCGGTTGCGTTAAAAGGGGCATTGAAAGCTGAAGGGATAGAAGTAGGCAGAGGCTTTGATGCAAAATGA
- a CDS encoding ABC transporter permease subunit, whose amino-acid sequence MRNWHLIIGTILLSILLIGTIVGADLPYIKDGLKENRMVMEDGKFERAPFPPSSRHLLGTDHDGRDLLSILITGAKGTILLIFAITIIRYGLSLILVLLSFIWKNPFTWLINWWNHLSSGLPIIFAAILFITLPIFTFSPNRMIWVVIILALIELGRVSYIMQQKILSISKTPFVEAGITIGSGPFRFFKNYYVPNLLPDLIVNFCVDLGRVALLLGQLGIFSIFVTQVFVQTSYGFGELRNTSLNWPTLLGNARGDLLKAFWIPFFTASAITYLILTFNILGEGLRRYFEKGGVSNL is encoded by the coding sequence TTGAGAAACTGGCATTTAATTATCGGTACGATTTTATTATCCATCCTTTTAATAGGAACAATAGTTGGGGCAGATTTACCCTATATTAAAGATGGCCTAAAGGAAAATAGGATGGTAATGGAAGATGGTAAGTTCGAGAGGGCACCCTTTCCCCCTTCATCCAGGCATCTGCTTGGGACCGACCATGATGGACGCGATTTATTAAGCATTCTCATAACCGGGGCAAAAGGTACGATTCTCTTAATCTTTGCTATCACCATCATCCGATATGGATTATCACTGATTTTGGTTTTATTATCATTCATCTGGAAAAATCCGTTCACCTGGCTGATTAACTGGTGGAATCATCTATCTTCAGGCCTGCCGATCATTTTCGCAGCCATCCTTTTCATCACCCTCCCCATTTTCACATTCAGCCCCAATCGTATGATCTGGGTGGTCATCATCCTGGCGCTCATCGAATTGGGAAGAGTCAGCTATATCATGCAGCAGAAAATACTCTCAATCTCCAAAACTCCTTTTGTCGAGGCGGGGATTACAATTGGAAGCGGACCGTTCCGTTTTTTCAAAAATTACTATGTCCCTAATCTATTGCCGGATCTCATCGTAAATTTTTGCGTCGATTTAGGCAGGGTTGCCCTGTTGCTTGGCCAGCTGGGAATATTCAGCATCTTTGTCACCCAAGTATTTGTCCAGACCAGCTACGGATTTGGTGAATTAAGAAATACAAGCCTCAATTGGCCGACACTTTTAGGAAACGCCCGAGGAGACTTGTTAAAAGCATTCTGGATACCATTTTTCACCGCAAGTGCGATCACCTACTTAATCCTGACATTCAATATACTTGGTGAAGGGCTGAGGCGGTATTTTGAAAAGGGAGGAGTTTCGAACTTGTAA
- a CDS encoding biotin-dependent carboxyltransferase family protein: MNVPLIKVLKAGLQTTVQDLGRKGYQRFGISPSGAMDAYALQMANILVGNPLGESGLEVTIIGPRLEAMADVSIAICGGDLKPMVNNEEVPMWRCFVFKKGDVLSFGKGGNGARAYISFAGGIDVPLVLGSKSTFINGAMGGLDGRQLEQGDSLHGNPFVRRNRFLHKDFIPEYKTQLEIRVILGPHLEKFTSNAIEQFLSGDYMVSPQSNRMGFRLEGPELSHIGGADIISDAIPAGGIQVPSNGQPIILMAERQTTGGYARIATVISVDLPILAQAMPGTKVRFVKITVKEAQKLYLKRKKLLQALSVVAH; the protein is encoded by the coding sequence ATGAATGTACCTTTGATTAAAGTCCTCAAAGCTGGCTTGCAAACAACCGTACAGGATTTAGGGAGGAAAGGCTATCAGCGGTTTGGCATCAGTCCTTCGGGAGCGATGGACGCTTATGCCTTGCAAATGGCCAATATCCTTGTTGGGAACCCTCTTGGCGAATCCGGGCTGGAAGTCACCATAATCGGCCCGCGTCTAGAAGCCATGGCCGATGTGTCAATCGCGATCTGCGGAGGTGACCTGAAGCCGATGGTGAATAATGAGGAAGTGCCGATGTGGAGATGCTTTGTGTTTAAAAAAGGGGATGTATTGTCATTTGGCAAAGGAGGGAACGGGGCAAGAGCGTATATTAGCTTTGCCGGAGGAATTGATGTCCCTCTTGTGCTGGGCAGCAAGTCCACCTTCATAAATGGAGCCATGGGCGGCTTGGATGGACGGCAGCTGGAACAGGGGGATAGTTTACATGGCAATCCATTTGTCCGAAGAAATCGATTTTTACATAAAGACTTTATTCCTGAATATAAAACCCAGCTTGAAATCCGGGTGATCCTTGGCCCTCATCTTGAAAAATTCACTTCAAATGCGATTGAACAGTTTTTATCAGGAGACTACATGGTTTCGCCACAATCAAACAGAATGGGTTTTCGTCTTGAAGGCCCAGAGCTTAGCCATATTGGCGGCGCAGATATCATCTCAGATGCCATTCCCGCAGGAGGAATCCAGGTGCCATCTAACGGACAGCCCATCATCCTGATGGCAGAAAGACAGACGACCGGGGGATATGCAAGGATTGCCACTGTGATATCCGTTGACCTGCCGATCCTCGCCCAGGCAATGCCAGGAACTAAAGTCCGCTTCGTGAAAATCACCGTAAAAGAAGCTCAAAAGCTTTACCTGAAGCGGAAAAAACTTCTCCAAGCTCTTTCTGTTGTTGCTCATTAA
- a CDS encoding MarR family winged helix-turn-helix transcriptional regulator, whose product MDLSMDKAVGSVSVRLSKRLTRIINLYLKPYQITTEQWSVLRTLSEYDEISQKELSLRSDKDQATLTKILDLLVKQENVERTANPLDRRSFLVKITPKGAKIAAEVTPYLEEVFTKITHGIDEERLEIFRDVSLTLEFNIEKLLEENK is encoded by the coding sequence ATGGATCTTTCGATGGATAAAGCGGTCGGCTCTGTTTCGGTTCGTTTGAGCAAGAGGCTGACGCGAATCATCAACTTATACTTAAAACCTTATCAAATTACTACGGAGCAATGGAGTGTGCTGCGCACTTTGAGCGAATACGATGAGATTTCCCAGAAAGAATTATCGCTTCGTTCCGATAAGGATCAGGCAACTTTGACAAAGATTTTGGATTTGCTGGTTAAGCAAGAGAATGTTGAGAGAACCGCCAACCCTCTGGACCGGAGATCTTTCCTGGTGAAAATTACGCCAAAGGGCGCCAAAATCGCTGCGGAAGTGACTCCTTATCTTGAGGAGGTTTTCACGAAGATTACACATGGAATTGATGAGGAACGCCTTGAGATATTCAGGGATGTTTCACTCACCCTCGAATTCAATATCGAAAAACTTTTGGAGGAAAACAAATAG
- the rluF gene encoding 23S rRNA pseudouridine(2604) synthase RluF, with the protein MRINKFISETGKTSRRGADRLVEEGRVTINGKVAKIGSQVEPGDVVKLNGEEIRVAQNYVYIALNKPVGITSTTERHVKGNIIDLVNHPLRIFNIGRLDKDSEGLILLTNDGDIVNEILRAENKHEKEYIVSVDKPITPEFVKAMSEGVRILGTKTLPAKVVQLSKYEFNIILTQGLNRQIRRMCETLGYQVVRLQRIRIMNIHLGTLPIGQWRDLNKKEKRQLFSDLNYEPKEW; encoded by the coding sequence CTGCGTATCAATAAATTCATCAGCGAAACAGGAAAAACGTCGAGACGCGGAGCTGACCGTCTCGTTGAGGAAGGCCGCGTGACCATCAACGGAAAAGTGGCGAAAATCGGCAGCCAGGTTGAACCTGGCGATGTCGTCAAGCTAAATGGCGAAGAAATCAGGGTGGCACAAAACTATGTATATATAGCTTTGAATAAACCAGTCGGAATTACCTCCACAACGGAGAGGCATGTGAAAGGCAATATCATCGACCTTGTCAATCACCCGCTAAGGATTTTCAATATCGGACGCCTCGACAAGGATTCAGAAGGCCTAATCCTGCTCACGAATGACGGAGACATCGTCAACGAAATCCTGAGAGCCGAAAACAAGCATGAAAAAGAGTACATTGTTTCAGTGGACAAGCCGATCACGCCTGAATTCGTCAAGGCGATGTCAGAAGGTGTTAGGATCCTTGGGACCAAAACACTGCCTGCAAAAGTCGTCCAGCTTTCCAAATATGAGTTCAATATCATCCTTACACAAGGATTGAACAGGCAAATTCGCCGCATGTGCGAAACCCTTGGATATCAAGTTGTCAGATTGCAGCGCATCCGAATCATGAACATCCATCTCGGGACCCTGCCTATCGGACAATGGCGGGACTTGAATAAGAAAGAAAAAAGGCAGCTTTTCAGCGACTTGAATTACGAACCTAAGGAATGGTAA
- a CDS encoding ABC transporter permease subunit, with protein MKKILYKVGFFVIVSVCLILIALFPREAMVTGEGRAVTVVYTYDFSWKEYKNNITAFTKGLFKEGTFGETRYRKPVEEEVFLHFSRSLKIIIPAFILSLAAGVLKGIFDSKNSNKRRKLFGNWTTWLFISIPDFFIILLVQWIIIFYVNWIDIFGHEQWFNFFIPSMLAAIYPAMYISKITAAAVSSEAGKQYVQVAKAKGLTEKLIIHHHILKNCAGTILNNVSTMMIYILSNLLFLEYLLDYKGAAYRLWLALDFEPRIFIGRESLYEPSVVISFGICFMAIVLFVQICSHLISTRLDPR; from the coding sequence TTGAAAAAGATTTTATACAAAGTGGGCTTCTTCGTCATTGTGAGCGTCTGCCTGATATTGATTGCTTTGTTCCCGAGAGAAGCAATGGTGACTGGAGAAGGACGGGCAGTAACAGTTGTGTATACCTACGACTTTTCCTGGAAGGAGTACAAAAACAATATCACAGCTTTCACCAAAGGATTGTTTAAGGAAGGCACCTTTGGCGAAACTCGATATCGTAAGCCAGTTGAGGAGGAAGTTTTCCTCCACTTTTCCCGCAGTTTAAAAATCATCATTCCTGCTTTTATCCTCAGTTTGGCTGCAGGTGTCCTTAAAGGGATTTTTGATTCCAAAAACTCCAATAAACGAAGGAAACTTTTCGGAAATTGGACGACTTGGCTATTCATCTCCATTCCCGATTTCTTCATCATCCTGCTAGTCCAGTGGATCATCATCTTTTATGTCAATTGGATTGATATCTTCGGGCATGAGCAATGGTTCAATTTCTTCATTCCTTCAATGCTCGCAGCAATCTATCCTGCGATGTATATCAGCAAGATTACGGCAGCAGCTGTTTCCAGCGAAGCAGGTAAGCAATATGTCCAGGTGGCGAAAGCTAAAGGACTCACTGAAAAGCTCATTATTCATCATCATATCTTGAAAAACTGTGCGGGTACGATCCTGAATAATGTGTCAACCATGATGATTTACATACTATCGAATCTGCTGTTTCTGGAGTACCTGCTCGATTATAAGGGAGCGGCGTACCGCCTCTGGCTGGCTCTCGACTTTGAGCCGCGGATTTTCATAGGGAGGGAATCACTCTATGAACCTAGCGTGGTCATTTCGTTTGGGATTTGCTTCATGGCAATCGTATTATTTGTCCAAATTTGCAGTCATCTGATCAGCACACGGCTTGATCCCCGGTAG
- the pxpB gene encoding 5-oxoprolinase subunit PxpB: protein MEYEISPLGDLAVLLSFGNEINEKTNRQIQLFISKLEREKIKGIVEWVPAYTTLMIYYQPEMLAYESLKAELDRVSRSPGQSLPDSPLVYEIPVCYGGDWGQDLAYVADYHGLDEQEVISLHANREYLIYMMGFMPGFPYLGGLPEKLAVPRLERPRQNVKCGAVGIGGSQTGIYPVDVPSGWRIIGTTPVTLFSPEKEEPFLFSSGHYIKFVPINEEQFLHIKQMGEAYRVTRYEKR, encoded by the coding sequence ATGGAGTATGAGATCTCGCCGCTGGGTGATTTGGCGGTACTTTTGTCATTCGGCAATGAAATCAATGAAAAGACGAACAGACAAATCCAGCTTTTCATTAGCAAGCTGGAAAGAGAAAAAATTAAAGGCATCGTTGAATGGGTGCCTGCCTATACGACTCTGATGATTTATTATCAACCTGAAATGTTAGCCTATGAATCGCTAAAAGCCGAGCTTGATCGAGTCAGTCGGTCTCCGGGTCAATCCCTTCCAGATAGTCCGCTTGTCTATGAAATTCCGGTCTGCTACGGCGGAGACTGGGGCCAGGATTTAGCTTATGTCGCTGATTATCATGGCTTGGACGAGCAGGAAGTCATCAGCCTCCATGCAAATAGAGAATATCTCATTTATATGATGGGATTCATGCCTGGATTTCCGTACCTCGGAGGCTTGCCGGAAAAGCTGGCGGTGCCAAGGCTTGAGCGGCCGAGACAGAATGTGAAGTGTGGTGCTGTCGGAATTGGCGGGAGTCAGACCGGGATTTATCCTGTTGATGTTCCCTCAGGCTGGAGGATTATTGGCACCACTCCTGTGACCTTATTTTCACCGGAGAAGGAGGAACCGTTCCTGTTCAGTTCCGGACATTATATAAAATTTGTGCCAATTAATGAGGAGCAATTTTTACATATAAAACAAATGGGAGAAGCATACCGGGTTACCAGGTATGAAAAGAGGTGA
- a CDS encoding SRPBCC family protein, whose amino-acid sequence MVDVLTEIDIKSPVDEVSRYASNPDNAPEWYVNIDSAEWITEKPLKIGSKIAFKAKFLGRELAYIYEIVEYVPGMKMVMQTSEGPFPMKTTYIWKAIDSKTTRMTLRNQGEPSGFSKLISPFMASMMKKANRKDLRKIKEIIEG is encoded by the coding sequence TTGGTAGATGTCCTGACAGAAATAGATATAAAGTCACCAGTTGATGAGGTTTCTCGATATGCATCCAATCCTGACAACGCTCCGGAATGGTATGTGAACATTGATTCTGCTGAATGGATCACTGAAAAACCTTTGAAAATTGGTTCAAAGATTGCTTTTAAAGCAAAATTCCTTGGCCGGGAACTGGCTTATATATATGAAATCGTGGAGTATGTCCCAGGAATGAAAATGGTGATGCAAACCTCAGAAGGGCCATTTCCAATGAAGACTACATACATCTGGAAAGCGATAGATTCAAAAACAACACGGATGACTTTGAGGAATCAGGGTGAACCGTCTGGATTCTCCAAACTAATTTCGCCTTTTATGGCTTCTATGATGAAAAAGGCAAATAGGAAGGACCTGAGAAAAATAAAAGAAATAATCGAAGGATAA